A single genomic interval of Chitinophaga sp. 180180018-3 harbors:
- a CDS encoding N-acetylmuramoyl-L-alanine amidase, translated as MTRFIRFSCVLAALSVFTYCARNPYAATNKVYRQDAKKWAKELRSQPGQINGADGLPAPSWVGTVNFNMRKPNLVIIHHTAQNSCEQTLNTFTLTRTQVSAHYVICRNGQIHHMLNDYLRAWHGGVAKWGNLTDINSSSIGIELDNNGKEPFQPAQINSLLVLLDTLRHRYNIPTANFVGHGDIAPGRKVDPSAYFPWQQLAEKGFGLWFRDTTATVVPTSFSPLLALRIIGYDIKDSTAAMQAFKRHFMPADSLPGLSDAGRKILFNLQQQYQ; from the coding sequence ATGACCCGATTTATCAGATTCAGCTGCGTACTTGCAGCCCTCAGCGTGTTTACTTATTGTGCCCGTAACCCCTACGCCGCCACCAATAAGGTGTACCGGCAAGACGCGAAGAAATGGGCGAAAGAACTGCGTAGCCAGCCCGGCCAGATCAATGGCGCGGATGGCCTGCCAGCCCCTTCCTGGGTAGGTACCGTCAATTTCAACATGCGTAAACCTAATCTGGTGATCATTCATCATACTGCTCAGAATTCATGTGAACAAACATTGAATACGTTTACACTGACAAGAACACAGGTAAGCGCACATTACGTAATATGCCGCAACGGCCAGATCCACCATATGCTGAACGACTATCTTCGGGCATGGCATGGTGGTGTAGCCAAATGGGGCAATCTCACAGATATCAACTCTTCTTCCATCGGCATTGAACTGGACAATAACGGAAAAGAACCCTTTCAGCCAGCCCAGATCAACAGCCTCCTCGTACTGCTGGATACCCTTCGGCACCGGTATAATATCCCCACTGCCAACTTTGTAGGACACGGGGATATTGCTCCCGGCCGGAAAGTAGACCCCAGCGCCTATTTCCCCTGGCAACAACTGGCCGAAAAAGGCTTTGGGCTCTGGTTCAGGGATACGACTGCTACCGTAGTACCCACCTCATTCAGCCCGCTGCTGGCGCTTCGCATTATTGGTTACGATATCAAAGATTCCACCGCGGCGATGCAGGCCTTTAAACGGCACTTTATGCCGGCCGACAGCCTGCCCGGACTTAGCGATGCTGGCCGGAAGATCCTGTTTAACCTCCAGCAACAATATCAGTAA
- a CDS encoding SusC/RagA family TonB-linked outer membrane protein — MNYVTRLLCLLTGLLCLLQANAQEIRVNGVITSRADAQRIPGAVIRVKGKNQGTQSDADGKYSLNAQLNDTLQISSVGFETAFAVVGNNHIINISLENSNKKLDEVVVTALGISREKKSLGYAVQELKSKDISEAKETNLVNALSGKIAGVQVTNSQGGLGSSRIIIRGETSIAGNNQPLFVLDGVPVDNSQLGIGTGRDFANAISDLNPDDIASISVLKGPNAAALYGSRASAGVIVIKTKTGKDTKGGLGITVNSGATFDKVLILPDFQNSYGQGTGGQFSYKDGKGGGLNDGVDESWGPKLDGRLIPQFFSNGEAVPFVAHPNNVKDFYVTGYTLNNGLSAGGTTDKIDYRFSYNNTKQAGILPNTGITRNTFTASNTFRLTPKLTLTTYADYIRSAADNLPGVDGRRGNSVTLQFIWFGRQVDVNRLKNYKNPDGTDFNWNHSYYSNPYWIQNENTVGMLRNRFLGNARLSYQVLDWLTASFRIATDYYQDRRKYHVAYYTNGTPFGSYTEDAYAVSETNGEFTLNAKKKLNADFDIDVLAGANLRSNQFEQNYQQAPRLAVKDVYTLTNSRDPLISTSLLSRQKVYSGFAAAQVGFRNYAFVNLTARNDWSSTLPRGSNSYFYPSVNASIVLSEALHLRSEALSMLKIRGGWAQVGKDTDPYQLVNTYPFNQPFGALPMLTVSDKYLDKNLKPEITTSTEVGLEAGFIDNRIRLDLTYYNSHSRNQILLADVSPTTGYLKKLLNTGELSNRGVEVTLGLTPISTRSGFRWDVNVNYARNISKVMELDADGFLNSYVLGSSGNIQVVARKGERYGALFGTAYLRDSENRILVNPDGTPMVDPNKKILGYFTPNWTGSINNSFSFKGFNLSVLIDTKQGGSIWSGTNSTGMGTGVLAATMPGRDAEHGGLPYYYDGAKNVQLPDHNATAPGNAVVKHDGIIFDGYTADGKKNTAILSAQNYYKTVYSSNLNESAVYDASFIKLREIRLGYNLPASLIKKWHLTGVNIALVGRNLAYLSKHVPNVDPETAFNTGNGQGLETLQIPTTRSFGFNLNVSF; from the coding sequence ATGAATTACGTAACAAGGCTCCTGTGCCTGCTGACGGGATTGCTATGCCTGCTACAGGCAAACGCCCAGGAAATCAGGGTAAATGGGGTGATCACCTCCCGCGCTGATGCGCAACGTATACCCGGCGCCGTTATACGTGTCAAAGGGAAAAACCAGGGCACTCAATCAGATGCCGATGGGAAGTACAGTCTTAATGCGCAGCTGAACGATACCCTGCAGATTTCTTCTGTGGGCTTCGAAACTGCCTTTGCAGTAGTGGGAAATAATCATATTATCAACATCTCCCTCGAAAACAGCAATAAGAAACTCGATGAAGTAGTAGTAACTGCACTGGGTATCTCCCGGGAAAAGAAATCGCTGGGATATGCCGTACAGGAACTGAAATCCAAAGATATATCCGAGGCCAAGGAAACCAACCTCGTGAACGCCCTTTCCGGTAAGATCGCAGGCGTACAGGTGACCAACAGCCAGGGCGGCCTTGGTTCTTCCCGTATCATCATCAGGGGCGAAACCTCCATCGCAGGAAATAACCAGCCCTTGTTTGTACTGGATGGTGTGCCGGTGGATAACAGCCAGCTGGGGATCGGTACCGGGCGCGACTTTGCCAACGCCATTTCCGATCTGAACCCGGATGATATCGCTTCCATCAGTGTACTGAAAGGCCCCAATGCGGCTGCATTATACGGCTCCCGCGCATCTGCCGGCGTTATTGTAATCAAAACAAAAACCGGTAAAGATACCAAAGGCGGCCTGGGAATAACCGTCAACTCCGGCGCTACATTCGATAAGGTATTGATCCTGCCCGACTTTCAGAATAGTTATGGCCAGGGTACCGGTGGCCAGTTTTCTTATAAAGATGGGAAAGGCGGCGGCCTGAATGATGGCGTGGATGAAAGCTGGGGCCCGAAACTGGATGGCCGGCTCATTCCTCAGTTCTTCTCAAATGGCGAAGCAGTGCCATTTGTTGCTCATCCCAATAACGTAAAGGACTTCTACGTGACCGGCTATACGCTGAATAACGGACTTTCCGCCGGCGGAACTACCGATAAAATTGATTATCGCTTCTCTTATAATAATACCAAACAGGCGGGCATACTACCCAATACCGGCATCACACGGAATACTTTCACTGCCAGCAATACCTTCCGGCTCACGCCTAAGTTAACGCTGACTACCTACGCAGATTATATCCGCAGCGCTGCAGATAACCTGCCGGGTGTAGACGGCCGTCGTGGTAACAGTGTTACCCTGCAATTCATCTGGTTCGGCCGCCAGGTAGATGTGAACAGGCTGAAGAATTATAAAAATCCTGATGGCACCGATTTCAACTGGAATCACAGCTACTACAGCAATCCTTACTGGATCCAGAACGAGAACACCGTGGGTATGCTGCGTAACCGTTTCCTCGGAAATGCAAGATTGTCTTACCAGGTGCTCGACTGGCTGACTGCCAGCTTCCGTATTGCTACTGACTACTATCAGGACAGGCGCAAATACCATGTTGCCTACTATACCAATGGAACTCCTTTTGGTTCTTATACTGAAGATGCTTACGCAGTAAGCGAAACCAACGGAGAGTTCACATTAAATGCAAAGAAAAAGCTGAATGCTGATTTTGATATAGATGTGCTGGCCGGCGCTAACCTGCGTAGCAACCAGTTTGAGCAGAACTATCAGCAGGCGCCACGCCTGGCTGTAAAAGATGTGTATACACTTACTAACTCCAGAGATCCGCTGATCTCTACCAGTTTGCTTTCCCGCCAGAAAGTATATAGCGGATTTGCAGCTGCACAGGTAGGATTCCGCAATTATGCTTTCGTAAACCTGACAGCGCGTAACGACTGGTCTTCCACCCTTCCCAGGGGTAGTAATTCCTATTTCTATCCTTCTGTCAATGCAAGTATCGTATTGTCGGAAGCCCTGCACCTGCGCAGCGAAGCGCTCTCTATGCTGAAAATACGCGGTGGATGGGCACAGGTAGGTAAAGACACAGATCCTTACCAGTTGGTAAACACTTACCCGTTCAATCAGCCATTCGGTGCATTACCTATGTTGACAGTGTCTGATAAATATCTCGACAAAAACCTCAAGCCGGAAATCACCACATCCACAGAAGTTGGACTGGAAGCCGGGTTTATCGATAATCGCATCCGGCTGGATCTGACTTATTATAATTCGCATAGCCGCAACCAGATCCTGCTGGCTGATGTAAGTCCTACTACTGGTTATCTGAAGAAACTGCTGAACACAGGCGAGCTTAGCAACCGTGGAGTGGAAGTAACACTCGGATTAACACCCATCAGTACCCGTTCTGGTTTTCGTTGGGACGTTAACGTGAATTATGCACGCAATATCAGTAAAGTCATGGAGCTGGATGCTGATGGTTTCCTCAACAGCTATGTACTGGGAAGCTCCGGCAATATCCAGGTGGTAGCCCGTAAAGGAGAACGCTACGGCGCGCTTTTCGGCACTGCTTATCTGCGCGACAGTGAGAACCGCATCCTGGTAAACCCCGACGGAACACCTATGGTGGATCCTAATAAAAAAATACTGGGTTACTTTACTCCCAACTGGACAGGAAGTATTAATAACAGCTTTTCATTCAAAGGCTTCAACCTGAGTGTGCTGATAGATACCAAACAGGGCGGATCTATCTGGTCAGGAACCAACTCTACAGGTATGGGAACAGGCGTACTGGCGGCAACGATGCCGGGGCGTGATGCAGAACACGGCGGCCTGCCTTACTACTACGATGGGGCTAAAAATGTGCAGCTCCCAGACCATAATGCCACTGCTCCCGGTAATGCAGTAGTAAAGCACGATGGGATCATATTTGATGGTTATACGGCAGATGGAAAGAAAAACACCGCTATTCTCTCTGCTCAGAACTACTACAAAACTGTATATAGCAGCAACCTGAATGAGAGCGCCGTATATGATGCCTCTTTTATCAAACTGCGTGAAATAAGACTGGGTTACAACCTGCCGGCGTCTTTGATAAAGAAATGGCACCTGACAGGTGTGAACATCGCACTGGTGGGCAGAAACCTGGCTTACCTGAGTAAGCATGTGCCCAATGTTGATCCGGAAACTGCGTTCAATACCGGTAACGGCCAGGGCCTGGAAACACTGCAAATACCAACTACCCGCAGTTTTGGCTTTAACCTGAATGTTTCATTTTAA
- a CDS encoding lysophospholipid acyltransferase family protein produces MSVIAYNLLLPLIYAISLLPFRVLYLVSDAVYFLLYYVTGYRKKVVLQNLRNSFPEKTDAEIHRICKDFYRYLCDLFLETFKTLTISKSAMIKHCSFTPATVELFRQLAADKQSVVLVMGHKGNWEWAGNTFSLLCPQQLYVIYHPLANKHFNGLMYRMRTRFGTKLIAMQDTFRDMMQHRDQVTATAFIADQAPQPKTAQWLTFLHQDTPVFKGTEKIAQKLNYPVVYVTVHREKRGYYTVSAELLTATPGSEKDGDITISHTRKLEADIIAQPATWLWSHKRWKHSRAVVQTGN; encoded by the coding sequence TTGTCTGTAATTGCCTACAATCTGTTGTTACCGCTGATTTATGCGATATCACTACTGCCATTCCGTGTACTGTATCTGGTTTCCGATGCAGTATATTTTCTATTGTATTATGTGACCGGCTACCGGAAAAAGGTGGTGTTACAGAATCTCCGGAATTCCTTTCCTGAAAAAACGGATGCTGAGATCCACCGTATCTGCAAGGATTTCTACCGTTATCTGTGCGATCTCTTCCTGGAGACCTTCAAAACGCTGACAATCAGCAAATCTGCCATGATAAAACATTGCAGCTTCACGCCGGCAACGGTGGAGCTGTTCAGGCAGCTGGCGGCTGATAAACAAAGCGTGGTGCTGGTGATGGGTCACAAAGGAAACTGGGAATGGGCCGGCAATACGTTCAGCCTTCTTTGTCCACAGCAGCTGTATGTGATCTACCATCCCCTGGCCAACAAGCATTTTAACGGGCTGATGTACCGGATGCGTACCCGTTTCGGCACCAAACTCATCGCCATGCAGGATACCTTCCGGGATATGATGCAGCACCGCGACCAGGTAACGGCTACCGCATTCATTGCCGATCAGGCGCCACAGCCGAAAACAGCCCAATGGCTGACTTTTTTACACCAGGACACTCCGGTTTTCAAGGGCACGGAAAAGATTGCGCAAAAATTAAATTACCCGGTAGTATATGTTACTGTACACCGTGAAAAAAGAGGTTATTATACGGTATCTGCCGAATTGCTTACGGCCACTCCGGGCAGTGAAAAAGACGGCGATATAACAATATCGCATACACGTAAACTGGAAGCCGACATTATAGCCCAGCCTGCCACCTGGCTGTGGTCGCACAAAAGATGGAAACATTCCCGTGCTGTAGTTCAGACAGGGAATTAA